A stretch of the Terriglobales bacterium genome encodes the following:
- a CDS encoding cytochrome c3 family protein, which yields MRPQARFEKPAAHRTLQLAGGLLAGLLWLAGCAWSPAAAAQEKAASPAPPATPRQANTCLDCHSSLDKPLGIDKDRYASDVHAQHGLTCASCHGGDPTKDDQDAMSKAAGFKGKPDRKQIPELCGSCHANAAYIHQFNPSLRTDQLAQYKTSVHGQRLAQGDTKVAVCTDCHSVHGILPASDSRSSVHPLNIANTCARCHADAAYMKDYKIPTDQFAGYSASVHYAAMVERGDLSAPTCSTCHGNHGAAPPGVGSVENVCSTCHVFQAQLFDQSPHKAAFAAASLPSCVTCHSNHRISHPSDAYLGTGPQSICSNCHSPGDAGLAAAVVMQQDLGKLEMAIARSDEVLDRAESSGMEVSQAKMDQAQARDALTKARVTVHTFRPARVQADIQPGLQIAAKDLQAGEQALKERDYRRLGLGVSLLAIVLAMTGLRLYIRQIESGERSPRS from the coding sequence GTGCGACCGCAAGCCAGGTTCGAGAAACCGGCCGCGCACCGGACCCTGCAGCTTGCGGGCGGGCTGCTGGCCGGGCTGCTCTGGCTGGCTGGGTGCGCGTGGAGCCCCGCGGCGGCCGCCCAGGAAAAGGCCGCCTCGCCCGCTCCGCCCGCCACCCCCAGGCAGGCCAACACCTGCCTCGACTGCCACTCGAGCCTGGACAAGCCCCTGGGCATCGACAAGGACCGCTACGCCTCCGACGTCCACGCCCAGCACGGGCTGACCTGCGCCAGTTGCCACGGCGGCGATCCTACGAAGGACGATCAGGACGCCATGAGCAAGGCCGCCGGCTTCAAGGGCAAGCCCGACCGCAAGCAGATCCCCGAACTGTGCGGCTCCTGCCACGCCAACGCCGCCTACATCCACCAATTCAATCCCTCGCTGCGCACCGACCAACTGGCCCAGTACAAGACCAGCGTGCACGGCCAGCGGCTGGCCCAGGGAGACACCAAGGTGGCGGTGTGCACCGATTGCCACAGCGTGCACGGCATCCTGCCGGCCAGCGATTCGCGCTCCAGCGTTCACCCCCTCAACATCGCCAACACCTGTGCGCGCTGCCACGCCGACGCGGCCTACATGAAAGACTACAAGATCCCCACCGACCAGTTCGCCGGCTACAGCGCCAGCGTGCACTACGCCGCCATGGTGGAGCGCGGCGATCTGAGCGCGCCTACCTGCAGCACCTGCCACGGCAACCATGGCGCCGCGCCCCCGGGCGTCGGTTCCGTGGAGAACGTGTGCTCCACCTGTCACGTCTTCCAGGCCCAGTTGTTCGACCAGAGCCCGCACAAAGCCGCCTTTGCCGCGGCCAGCCTGCCTTCCTGCGTCACCTGCCACAGCAACCACCGCATCTCCCATCCCAGCGACGCCTACCTGGGCACGGGGCCGCAATCCATCTGCAGCAACTGTCACTCGCCGGGAGACGCCGGCCTGGCCGCCGCGGTCGTGATGCAGCAGGATCTGGGCAAGCTGGAGATGGCCATCGCCCGCTCCGACGAGGTGCTGGACCGCGCCGAGAGCTCCGGCATGGAGGTCAGCCAGGCGAAGATGGACCAGGCGCAGGCGCGCGACGCTCTCACCAAGGCGCGGGTGACGGTGCACACGTTCCGGCCGGCGCGGGTGCAGGCGGACATCCAGCCGGGCCTGCAGATCGCGGCGAAAGACCTGCAGGCCGGCGAGCAGGCGCTCAAGGAGCGCGACTACCGACGCCTGGGCCTGGGCGTCTCGCTGCTGGCCATCGTCCTGGCCATGACCGGTCTGCGGCTCTACATCCGCCAGATCGAGTCCGGGGAGCGCAGCCCGCGCTCGTGA